The region CGGTTGTCGAAACGGGTAATCGCTACTTTGTAGGTTTCGTCGAGAATGGTCGAAGTCGGCGCCATTGCCGGGTCGGTGATCGGCACGGTCAGGGAGTAACCCTTGAGTGGATAAACCGGCGCCTTGATACCCAACGGCTTGAGCAGTTGCGGCGAATAGCTGCCCAATGCCAGGACGTAGCGGTCGGCCGTTTCCAGCTTGCCATCGATCCACACACCGTTGATGCGGTCACCGGCGTAGTCCAGACGCTGAATGTCTTGGCCAAAGCGGAACTCGACCCCCAGCTTGATCGCCATTTCCGCCAGGCGGGTGGTGAACATCTGGCAGTCGCCCGTCTGGTCGTTTGGCAAACGCAGGGCGCCAGCAAGGATATCGGTAACGTTAGCCAGGGCTGGCTCGACGCGGGCAATGCCCTCACGGTCGAGCACTTCGTACGGCACGCCGGACTGCTCAAGCACAGCGATGTCCTTGGCGGCGCTATCGAGTTGCGCCTGGGTACGGAACAGTTGGGTAGTACCCAGCATACGGCCTTCGTAGGCGATGCCGGTTTCTGCACGCAACTCGTCGAGGCAATCACGGCTGTACTCGGACAGACGCACCATGCGCTCTTTGTTCACGGCATAACGGTTGGCTGTGCAGTTGCGCAGCATCTGCGCCATCCACAGGTACTGATCGATGTCTGCAGTGGCTTTGATTGCCAACGGTGCGTGACGCTCGAGCAGCCATTTGATGGCCTTCAGTGGCACACCGGGAGCAGCCCACGGCGAAGCGTAGCCTGGCGAGACCTGGCCGGCGTTGGCAAAGCTGGTTTCCATGGCGACTGCCGGTTGGCGGTCGACCACAACGACTTCAAAACCCTGCCGTGCCAGATAGTAGGCACTGGCGGTTCCGATGACACCGCTACCAAGTACCAGAACTCGCATGTTTATTACCCTCGACGCAGCGTATAGCTGACATTTGTTGTTAGTGGCGTAGATGGGCGCAGTATAGGAAGGTATGACCAGTGCTTTTCACTGTATAAAAGCCTATATTTGGCGAGAATTCTCGGCAAGGTTGGCTTTTACGGAGGGGCATCCACTATGAGAACCCAGCACCAAAGCAAACGTGAACTGGATAAGATCGACCGCAACATCCTGCGCATACTGCAATCCGATGGACGCATTTCGTTTACTGAACTGGGCGAGAAGGTGGGTCTTTCGACGACGCCATGCACCGAAAGAGTGCGGCGCCTGGAGCGAGAAGGCATCATCATGGGCTACAACGCCCGGCTCAACCCGCAGCACCTGAAGGGCAGTTTGCTGGTGTTCGTCGAGATAGGCCTGGATTACAAGTCTGGCGACACGTTCGAAGAATTTCGCCGCGCGGTACTGAAACTTCCCCATGTGCTGGAATGCCACCTGGTGTCGGGCGACTTTGACTACCTGGTGAAAGCACGAATCTCGGAGATGGCGTCTTATCGCAAGCTATTAGGCGATATTCTTCTAAAATTGCCGCACGTTCGCGAATCCAAGAGTTACATCGTCATGGAAGAAGTGAAGGAGAGCCTTAACCTGCCGATTCCAGACTAAGCCCTAGACCAGCACCTGGCGGGTACTGGCAATGAACTGATGCACCAGCTTCTCTGCCTGCGGGTCAATCATTTCGACCGGCCCGCGACCGTTGGGGCATGGCAGGCGCTCTGTGGTACCGAACAGTCGGCAGATCAGCGGCCGCTCTTCGTACACGGTGCAGCCATCAGGCCCCAGGTGCACACAATTCAGCTCGGCCAGGGCGGCTTCCTGTTCGGCCGCACTCTTGCGCGGCAAGCGGGCCATTTCTTCCGAAGACGTGGTCACCGGCCCGCAGCAGTCATGGCAGCCGGGCACACACTCGAAAGATGGGATCTGATCGCGCAGGAATCGGATCTTGTGGCTGTTACAACTCATGGCGGCCTGCGGTGGGGAACGGGGACGACGGTATTTTGCCCCATGGTTGCCCCGTATCGAAAGTGCAGCTTATCCTGCGTCAATTTTTCCAAACACTAAAATCAGGACTCATCGATGAGCGCCCCTGTTCAATCACCTGCTTCCCACGCCGCCTCCTACTATGCAGCCAGCAGCCAGTTGCAGCCCGAATTTCCGGTGCTGCTCGGCGCGTTGAGCTGCGACGTATGCGTGGTGGGGGGAGGTTTTTCGGGGCTCAATACAGCGATTGAACTGGCTGAACGCGGCCTCAATGTCATCTTGCTGGAGGCCCGCAAAATCGGCTGGGGCGCCAGTGGTCGCAATGGTGGGCAGTTGATTCGCGGCGTCGGGCACGGTCTTGATCAGTTCACCCCGCTGCTGGGCAGCGACGGTGTACGCGAACTGAAATTGATGGGCCTGGAAGCGGTGGACATCGTGCGTCAGCGCATCGAGCGGCACGCGATAAGCTGCGACCTGACCTGGGGCT is a window of Pseudomonas sp. DG56-2 DNA encoding:
- the dadA gene encoding D-amino acid dehydrogenase — protein: MRVLVLGSGVIGTASAYYLARQGFEVVVVDRQPAVAMETSFANAGQVSPGYASPWAAPGVPLKAIKWLLERHAPLAIKATADIDQYLWMAQMLRNCTANRYAVNKERMVRLSEYSRDCLDELRAETGIAYEGRMLGTTQLFRTQAQLDSAAKDIAVLEQSGVPYEVLDREGIARVEPALANVTDILAGALRLPNDQTGDCQMFTTRLAEMAIKLGVEFRFGQDIQRLDYAGDRINGVWIDGKLETADRYVLALGSYSPQLLKPLGIKAPVYPLKGYSLTVPITDPAMAPTSTILDETYKVAITRFDNRIRVGGMAEIAGFDLSLNPRRRETLEMIVNDLYPRGGDLSEASFWTGLRPTTPDGTPIVGATPFRNLFLNTGHGTLGWTMACGSGRLLADLIARKKPQISAEGLDISRYGKHQEPAKHVSPAPAHQ
- a CDS encoding Lrp/AsnC ligand binding domain-containing protein produces the protein MRTQHQSKRELDKIDRNILRILQSDGRISFTELGEKVGLSTTPCTERVRRLEREGIIMGYNARLNPQHLKGSLLVFVEIGLDYKSGDTFEEFRRAVLKLPHVLECHLVSGDFDYLVKARISEMASYRKLLGDILLKLPHVRESKSYIVMEEVKESLNLPIPD
- a CDS encoding YkgJ family cysteine cluster protein, producing MSCNSHKIRFLRDQIPSFECVPGCHDCCGPVTTSSEEMARLPRKSAAEQEAALAELNCVHLGPDGCTVYEERPLICRLFGTTERLPCPNGRGPVEMIDPQAEKLVHQFIASTRQVLV